The Hymenobacter oligotrophus genome has a window encoding:
- a CDS encoding sensor histidine kinase produces the protein MLLQGIIWAVIVALLFAPRPGQPIPPPGPFWVLQLTVLVLLAGAYAINARWAVPRLLSRRRAALFVLLQVGLFLGLLTVRQRLASAMDMPRYLAGLRARSASAGNPGPPPGQPLRQPVLLDPGAVMVAVLVLSVSTSLGMARQARQEEDRRRVLERAQLELERVQMLTEVSLLKAQLNPHFFFNTLNNIYALTRSDVERARTAIHRLSRLMRYVLYDTQAGTTLLSQEVRFLQDYIELMQLRLTDQVQLTVEWPAPLREVALAPLLLLPYLENAFKHGVDTDAPSRIYIGLRQPTPETLAFEVRNTCPASPAANLEPGGIGLPNTERRLALLYPDRHTLTVAPPAAPGGEYRVHLTLQLT, from the coding sequence CCGTTTTGGGTGCTGCAGCTCACGGTGTTGGTGCTGCTGGCCGGTGCCTACGCGATAAACGCACGCTGGGCCGTGCCGCGGCTGCTTAGCCGCCGCCGCGCGGCGCTCTTCGTGCTGCTGCAGGTGGGCTTGTTCCTGGGCTTGCTCACCGTGCGGCAGCGCTTGGCCAGCGCCATGGACATGCCCCGGTACCTAGCCGGATTGCGCGCCCGAAGTGCCTCTGCCGGCAACCCCGGGCCGCCCCCTGGGCAACCGCTGCGCCAGCCCGTGCTGCTCGACCCGGGCGCGGTGATGGTGGCAGTGCTGGTACTGAGCGTAAGCACTAGCCTCGGCATGGCGCGCCAGGCCCGGCAGGAAGAAGACCGGCGCCGCGTGCTGGAACGGGCGCAGCTGGAGCTGGAGCGCGTGCAAATGCTCACGGAGGTGTCCTTGCTCAAGGCCCAGCTCAACCCGCACTTCTTCTTCAATACGCTCAACAACATCTACGCCCTCACCCGCTCCGACGTGGAGCGCGCCCGCACAGCCATCCACCGCCTCTCGCGCCTGATGCGCTACGTGCTCTACGACACGCAGGCGGGCACCACCCTGCTCAGCCAGGAAGTGCGCTTTCTGCAGGACTACATCGAGCTGATGCAGCTGCGCCTCACCGACCAGGTGCAGCTGACGGTGGAGTGGCCCGCGCCCCTGCGCGAGGTGGCCTTGGCTCCGCTGCTGCTGCTGCCTTACCTGGAAAACGCCTTCAAGCACGGCGTCGACACGGATGCGCCCAGCCGGATCTACATCGGTCTGCGCCAACCCACGCCCGAGACCTTAGCGTTCGAGGTGCGCAATACCTGCCCCGCTTCGCCCGCAGCCAATCTGGAGCCGGGCGGCATCGGGTTGCCCAACACCGAGCGCCGGTTGGCACTGCTTTACCCCGACCGGCACACGCTGACGGTTGCGCCCCCGGCGGCTCCCGGCGGCGAATACCGCGTCCACCTCACTTTGCAGCTAACCTGA
- a CDS encoding LytR/AlgR family response regulator transcription factor produces the protein MLTCYAVDDEPLALQTVCEFIAQTPGLTLAGKFSSALQVLRALQQAEQPVDVLFLDIQMPNLNGLELARVLASRGGAPGPRVVFTTAYSQFALESYQVEALDYLVKPFDYEDFLRAVHKAQAYYQLLRRPVPAPPPATPPAAPAGDYLYVKADYQLVRVVLDDITLIEGLDDYASIHRRSDARPLLTLTTLKALEEKLPAQRFMRVHRSYIVGLNHISSVGRGTIQIGEQSIPVSERYRAAFDAYLDRWR, from the coding sequence ATGCTGACTTGTTACGCCGTCGACGATGAACCGCTGGCCCTGCAAACCGTCTGCGAGTTCATTGCGCAAACCCCGGGCCTGACGCTGGCCGGCAAATTCAGCAGCGCGCTGCAAGTGCTGCGGGCTTTGCAACAGGCCGAGCAGCCGGTGGACGTGCTCTTTCTTGATATCCAGATGCCCAACCTGAACGGCTTGGAGCTGGCCCGCGTGCTGGCTAGCCGCGGCGGGGCGCCGGGCCCGCGGGTAGTGTTCACCACCGCCTACAGCCAGTTCGCGCTGGAAAGTTACCAGGTAGAGGCACTGGATTACCTCGTCAAGCCCTTCGACTACGAGGACTTCCTGCGCGCCGTGCACAAGGCCCAGGCCTACTACCAATTGCTGCGCCGGCCCGTGCCGGCCCCGCCCCCCGCCACGCCACCCGCAGCCCCGGCCGGCGATTATCTCTATGTGAAAGCCGACTACCAGCTCGTGCGCGTGGTGCTCGACGACATTACCCTAATAGAGGGGCTGGATGACTACGCCAGCATCCACCGCCGCTCCGATGCGCGGCCCCTGCTCACGCTCACCACGCTTAAGGCGCTGGAAGAAAAGCTGCCCGCTCAACGCTTTATGCGCGTGCACCGCTCCTATATCGTGGGCCTGAACCACATCAGCAGCGTGGGGCGCGGCACGATCCAAATTGGCGAGCAGTCCATTCCCGTCAGCGAGCGGTACCGCGCCGCCTTTGACGCTTACCTGGACCGCTGGCGCTAA